Genomic window (Apis cerana isolate GH-2021 linkage group LG1, AcerK_1.0, whole genome shotgun sequence):
AGGGGTAGAGTAATGTGTGGGCATTGTCGAACAGTGGAGAGGAGAAAGGGACAGTTTCGACCGCGTATTCCGATGCTCGCCGCCGGCAGTCGTGTGTCGTATCGTTTGTAAGTTGACAGCCACCATTGCGGTTTGACGATCGACCATCCGTCAATCCGACTCCAGCGACGCTTCGAGGAGACGAGAGGCCTTGGAGgtagagaagaaaaagtacgTTTGACGTCGCATCACTTATCGAACTGGTCCACCAACCCTTAAAACCCTTTTGCTCGTCCACGCACGAATTTCCAAATTCTATCTCTGCCCACGCGCGTATCCGGAGTACCATCGGACATGTGCCACGCGTTCGATATCCgcgtttcctctctctccccccatTCGACCAGCTTTGTTCTTCGTTCCATCGATCCCCACGACGATAGCCatctcaatatatatatatatatatatatatatatatatacaccaaCGTGTACGCGAGGTACGACGTGGCAAACGGGTTGCGGAGGACGATTCCAAGCAGAGGAGGACGACGATCCGAGAGTCGTTTGACGTCgatcgcgagagagagagagagacgaaaaGATGAGCGTAAAATTGGCGTAAAACGCGAGGATGGTGGTTGGTCAGAGTTTGGCATCGCGTCTTCGGGAACCCCAGCGTGAGATCGTTTATACATGCAGTCAATGAATGCCCGCCGGCCGCCGCTGCTGATGGCCACGCTTTGTTTTGACGGACGGCTGAATAATCTACCTCTGAACTTCGTCTGATGGCTGTCTGTCGACCGATCCGTCGTCCAACGATCCGTCCAACTCGCTACCGAAGCTTCCTTCTACGGAAGCTCGGCTCCGCGGTGTCCCGCTGTTTTCGCCTTCTCCTCGCTCGTGCTGCTCGAAGCGACGAACCGCGATCAAACGCTGTCGCGTTGCGTTCATATTACGGACTCTCTCGTCGTCTGCGTCACCGGGTACGAGCACCAATTTGCTAACCGGTCGTGTACGATCTCGTGTAcgttgtacatatatatatacgaaaaacGTTGGCGTTTTCGCGATCGCAGAAAACGTACCCACGTGGCGCCATCGAGCCACGATTTGATcgagtttcgaattttttctctcgattcgCTTTGGATTATTATTCGCGTAGATTCCTAATTCTGAATGAGAGAAGAATGAAAGacgttgtaaaaaaaagttgtgTGTTGGTTGCAGGTTACAGGGAGACTGCGTTCGCGTTCGCGATTTCCGCAGCCGGGGTGGCGCACAGCGTGGCCCGGGCGTGCAGCATGGGACGGTTGCTCTCCTGCGGATGCGACCCGTCGAGTTACAAGGGTAAGCCGCCTTCCAAGGCCAGGGGCACGCAATGGAAGTGGGGCGGGTGCTCGCACAATCTCGACTACGGCATGGAGTTCTCGAGACAGTTCCTAGATACGCGCGAGAGGGCCGGGGATATACAGTCGACGGTCAATCTTCACAACAATCAAGCTGGCCGCTTGGTAAGCCGTTTGATTAATCTTCCCTTtcatcctccctccccctcccccactcTTCTCCACTCTCTCTGTTGTGCGTCGTGTCCGTCCGTccgccctccctccctccacgAGTCTtgcgataaatatttcattccgtGACAATATACTTCTTCCCTCGGTATTTTTGTTCGTTCCATCGGGTTCCGCTGATTCTCCGCGTTTTAACGGTGATTCTTGCTCGCTGGTGCTAGAGCAAcgcgagaaaagaaagaaaagcaaGTAAGGGAGCGAGAGAGTGGAgtagagagaagagagagaatgagagacagaaaagaaaacggtGAATAGGGGTAGAGAGGAGGAGTAAGAATACAACCGAGTCCTTTCCTCTCCACCATGCACCTCTCCACGCTCGGTCTCGCCTCGACGTTATTAAGACGAAGCCCGGGGCTGGACCACCCAGTCGTAGACTCATTAACTGTTTTGTACGCGACACCTCtttgtttaaaagaaattgccCCCTTTTCTCTTCAGCCGCTGTTCATGCGACTCTCTTGACCACTCCGCGCACTCGCTGCACCGAAGACGGTCTTCGTAACCGTTCGTCGCATGTATacgctttccttttttcttttctttctttttcctctttccctttctcttttttttctttccctcccccctctttctctctctctttctctttccttccccccaccctttttcttctttttcccacCGATTCGCATTTCTCGTCGTAGTTGCCGTCGTCGTTTAATTCGCCAAACTTCACTTACCTTCTTACCTCGGCTCGCTTACTTATTTACTCGCTCGGTTAGTCGCATACTTGCTTCACCTTGCCTCCTCTTGCTCcttgtaattgtaattctcCGAATTATTCGACCGAGACAACGATTGGTGAAATTTTAGGCGGTGGCCAGCAATATGCAAGTGCGATGCAAGTGCCACGGTATGTCGGGTTCCTGCGAGCTCAAGACTTGCTGGAAAGTGGCGCCGGACTTCCGAATAGTCGGGAAGACGCTCAAGGATCGATTTCGTAACGCTGTGCTGGTGGCGCAAAGCAACCTGGGCAGCGTGACCCCGTTGACCAGAGTGAGAGGATCGCGGAGGAGGAGGCCGGATCGGCAGAGGCAGAGGAAACATCGCGGTGGATCGGGCGGGAACGGACGAAAGAGGAGGCCTCGGGATCTCGCCAAGCAGCTATTTTATTACCAAAAATCGCCGAATTTTTGCGAGAGAGATCCAAGCGCGGACATCCCTGGAACAGCGGGACGTAGGTGCAACAAGACCAGCTCCGGTGGGGACGGGTGCGGCAACCTGTGTTGCGGAAGAGGTTACAACGTGGTGAGACAACGACGGGTCGAGAGGTGCAAATGCAAGTTTCATTGGTGTTGCATCGTGCAATGTCAGAACTGCACTGTGGAAGAGTGGATCACTGTTTGCAAGTGAAAAGGCGAATGTCGGGGGGGATATCGGGGGAAGGGAAGTATCTTGTATTTTCGCGTGTCTCGATGAATCGAAACGAACGCGATAAATGACGAATTGATCCGAACGAACATGAGCAGAATCGCGTGTAAATAACACTTGATACACGGATTAAATCGGATCAAGGTACGAACGGTATTTCCGAGTTCAATCTGATTACCACTTCGAGTCGTCGTTATCAAGAATCGTTACATTAGTAATCAATagtaaaaggaaagaagaatggatggatggatggatggatggatggatggatggatggatggtcGGATGGACGATTGGTCGGTATAAGAGTAAGAGTATCGAAGGGaacgaatcgaaatcgaaacggATTGACGCTTAACGCGAATGAGTCAGAGATCTGTTAAGACGGAAACGGTGAGTGAGTCGAACGTATTGGAAAGAGCGTGAGTCAAAGAGCGACACTCGCGAAAACGGCCTCGATACGAAGATTAGTCGTGAGAGATCGAGTCGACACCGATTCGGTCATCGTATTTCTATTCACGCTTCTGGTACGCATTATCGGGACACGCAACGCTCGTGTAACACAGCGATCGCGCGCACGAGCGATGTAACATGGCTGAAAAAGACAATGtaattgttttcttaaatCGCGCGACTAATTGTAACTAATTTAACTGGTAGATTAAGCGggccaataatttatttataacgttGCCTCTATTTAATtagtagatatataatttgaatattcacaGCAAGTGTAACACCTCCGTCACAGTATTATTAGAGGAAGCAAAATGTGCGTGTGTATAGAGATATTTCGGGATGGATGCGAttgtatacaatttaataataatgcgcGTACAATAAAGAGTTCCTTTGATCGATAATCGCAAACCCATTTGTATGTCAGTTCTCTCTTCTCTGCAGCTCGATCGCGGGAGAATCGAGCCGTCCGATTACGATTATATATAGTCACAGACGGATACTATCCCGTTACGGATTCGCGCGAAGATCGCGCGAAATCTGTAACTCTTTCGGACTTTACGGATTTACGGACGAATACTTTGTATTCTCCGCACTCGTGGATAgtcgttcgtttcgttcgaccttcttttttccatcgatcgagCGATAAATTGTCTGGCGTTAAAACCTTGGAAAAATCTGTGTCAATTCCACTTACATGCcaagcgaaagaaaaaaaagaaaaaaaaaaagaaagaaagaaagggaaaaaaagaccATTTTAACGATATTACGAAACATCAAAGAGTAAGTTTTCTCGTAATATCTCATCTAAGCTTCTCTTAACTTCTCTGTTCTCGATTCTCGCGCCCGAATGGCGGGGAGTTGCTCCACATCTACCCGACGAGtcacgaaaaattgaaagggaTGATGATGGATAACAGGCGACAATTATCTTTGGCCGATCACCGGGTATCGAGCATCGCGAGCTCAACTCGTTCGAATCAATTGAATTCAAAGCCTTTGGAATTCACCGATCGCAAATTAGGTTTTCGAGTCTGTACTAGGATTCCGATTAGATTAGCATCGAAATCGGACGAGGACTTTCATAATCGTATTTTACATGGTTCGATGCAACGTCGATAGCCGATAATCCAAAGCGTCATCgttacgattattttaaacaatcccTTGATCGATCCGTCGAGATCAATTCCGAGGGACGATGGATGCGATTCGATCAAAAAGTCGATACGATTCGGCGTGACGaacgaaaggaaggaaaaaaaatctcgtgTGCGATCGAGATTAGCGTTCTCTCACCATTGATGAAACGGTAAAGCGAAACTTGGGCTTAGTAAGAAGCCTGGCCTCAGCCTCGTGTCGCATCGCGTCGCGTCGCGTCGCGTCGCGTCGCGTATTCGCATTAACCGCGGCTCCCTTTGACAACTGGAATCAGGACGACCCTGAAGAAGCCGCGATAAAGCGCATTAATTTATCGCGCGACCCTCGGGAGATCTTTTTCAAGGCGCATCGATCCAACCAACGAGATTAGAAACGGGAAAACGGCGCGTACGCTTTTTACCCCGTGGATACCTGCTGTATCTCTCGACGACAATTATTCTCGGAGGCTTCTGCCTCTCTTTCGTAATTCGCGACACGTTTAAGATCTAAGAACGGCCACACAATTACGACAATTACGATTACGCGAATCGTAATGAAAATCGATCCTCGaccgattctttttcttcttttttttccctttctctctctctttctccttctctctcccttctctctcccctccctctctccccccaCGATCGAAACACGGACAGAGAATGAACGATGCTCGCCGATACTCGCGAAATGGAGAACGAGATTTTCGAAGGTTCTCGTCGTCGATGCGCACGAACAACGAGaggaaatttatcgaaaaattcttctcggGAGAgacaagaagaagagagaaaaattgcaaatactCGTTCTCGAAAGGAATGAGAGactaagagagagagagagagagagagagagagagagagaatcgagaTTGGACGACGATCTCGGGAACGAAATCAATGAGCTAACAGGCTTGCGAGTTAGCAGTTAGTTAATTAAGTCGGCGTTATTGGATCATGGAAGCCAAGCACCCCTCCCCAGCAGTACCCCTTCGACGCAATCGTGACTGCCGCCCTGTACGAGCGTCGTAGAGCTCGGCTCTTACTCCGGCACACGAGCATAGCGAGGGTGGACGCCGCAGGGCCTGCACAACCTGCCAGACGTTTTAATTAGAGGTGAGTTTCATCGCGAGCCACGATAAGAGCACCCCTCTGTTACTTGTCCCTTACGAGTAAGTGTTTTGCACCTTGCGTGAAAACCCTTCGTTTCGTCCGCCGCTAGACCATATACAGGCTAAGTCCCTCTCTAGCCCGTCGTCGACTCTTGGAAAACCAATGACGGGAGAATCAGCGACGACTCGTCGTGAGAGGATCATTCGCGCGTACAATCTGTGAGCACGCTGGATCGATTACAATCGTTCGACTCgacgataattaatatataattgtcgaAATATATTGCTTTTAATCGCGTCTCGCGTCTCTTTTGCGATATGaattttctcctctcctttttttttccaaatatattccAAGGAACTTCTGAAAGTGGTCAGCTTCTCCTCAGCTGTTGAAAATTCTTACGAGTTCGAGaatattcgatcgaataatCTTAACCGGCCgatgattcttttcttttttctttttttttttttctttcttcaccaCCGCGTTCAATCGGGGAATCGACTTAATCCCAATTTGGAAAACGATCGACGAACGAACAAGTGAGATTCCACGATATTTATCCCGAGAGGAGGCGCATTAGCGCGAACGATTCCCCCGGGATGCCACAAGATCGCGAGGCTCGCTCCCGAGACACCATTATCGTTTTCGGATCGCGAATAATGCCGCAATTAACAAGTTTCGCTCGACGCTCGGAATAAAGAGGGAGACAACGAGGAGTCGGACAACGAAAGATGAGAAGGAAGAATGAGGAGGAAAGAATCGAAGGAATACGCGCTCGCGAGGGAGATGCAAgctgaggaggaggaggaggaggaggagaagaaagaagagagagagagagacaaagagatggaaaaagagaaggTGTATATGCGAGGTGCTTTACGTTCCATGGTGCGTCTCTCAAGGTGGCGGAACATGTGTTTCTGAATGTTTTGCCAGGATGccgggaaaaagagagaaatccgTAAGAAACGCAGAGGGAACGGAGAGGCGGAGGACAGAAGGAGGAAGCGCGCGCAATCGTGAACCTTGGAGAAGAGCGTTTCTCGTCTCGGTCGTAGCGGTGCGACGACACTTTACCGTGAAGGTAAATCCAGCCAGGTGTCGTCTCGGACCAACTTGTTCGATCGAGCAAGAATGACAAAGACGGACACGCGATAGTTGAACACCGGGCGTATCGGTAATTCCAATACGCCGGAGCACGAGAAGGGAATAGAGGAAGGGACAAGAGATACATGATGGACAAGACGAGacaagaagaggaggaaagagaagaggaggcGCGATCGCAAGCGCGAGAGCCGCGAGAGAGGAATATGTTGCGGAAAGTTAAATGTTGCATGAGGTTCGAGGAAGAAGAACGGAGACGAGATTCCCGGTATCGATTAACCCCCTGACGGAAATAACGATCTTTGGAGGATCGGTCGGTCGCGAGAAGAGCGACACCTCCGCCTCGGAATCTCAAAGAGGTGGACGCGTTATCTGCCGAAAGGATCGATCTTGGAGAGTGTCTGTAAAAGGTAGAGCGgcaggagggagggagagagatcgAGAGAGCAAGAACGGGGGGAAGGGCCTCGTGCCCGTCGAGGAAAACACGGCGTCGTGCCTCGTCCGCCACGAGATCCATCTACTctgaacgatcgatcgatccgtcTCTCGATATCGCGCGACGCGGACCGATACACCAGTTTTTCCACGAGGAACGGTGCCGCGCAACGCAGGCGGCGTGAGACAGCGAACGATAGCGAGGATCGATCGCCGAATCGAGAAGGACGTTGATTTGATGACTAGTTTTTCCAAGATTAGGAAGGCGGAGACGCGTCGCGTTTAAAGGTATCGAGAGTGCGGAGATGGGCCGAGGAACAGAAAAGCGAGAGAACGAGCCACTTGTCACCAGTTTACCGTACTTTCCGGCGAAAGGAGTGTCGAACCCTTTTCAACCGGTCCGAACCGGTCGGCTGCCGATCGTTTTCGGCTTCTGcgcattctctttttcttcctcctcctcctcctcctcctcctcttcttcgtcCACTGCCACTACCGGCGTTGCTCCCTTCTTCCCAGGGATTCGCGGTGCTAACATTCCGCCGCTATAGCAGGGGACCTTCCTCCGAACGACCGAACGAATAAAATCAACTTTCCCACAGAGGAGAACTCTGTTTTCGCTGTGGGGGAGCGCGAGTAATTTGGAAACCTGTGGAAGtttgtttctttcgttttcgtttcgtcGCTAGTCTTATCATCTGATTCTGATGGGAAGGGCGAAGGGGGATGGACGTGGACGCGCGCGACTCGGCGACGAAACGTGGAGAAGCGGGCGAGGCGGAGAGGCGGGCGACGATCGAAAAAGGCCGATTTTCGATTTGACCGAACGGTCACGTCCGTGGTTGGAAACTTTCCCACAACGAGCGTTTCGTCGTCCCCACCCTCGTTCCCTTTTAAAGAGCTCGGGAGGCCTGCACAGGTTCGCGATCGGCCACGGCCTCGGtcgaagaaaggagagaagacGTGAGCCGCGCGTATCGCGGGGACGAGGATGGAGATATACGAAGAAACGATGGGCCGAGTGGCACGGAAAGCTTTTTCTGAAATCACGGGACCCGTCCTTACCTCGCCACCTTTCTTCTCGTTCGTCTTCTCGCGACGCGCGGTCGGGCATCAATAATTTAACGCCCTGTCGTACCGATAAACCTGCACCGCTGCCCGCCGTCCAGCAACGAGGAAGAGGAACGAGCACTTGGGCAGAAGcagagggagaaggagagagaaggaggttGAGAAAACTGCGAGGAACCCGAGGAATAGCGTACGTATCGTATCGCATGCGAGGAGAAGGATCGCAGCGATCTCGTGTGGACATCGCGGATCAACCCGAGTTTCTTACGTCTGTTCGTTCACATATAGTCAGTGACGCGTCGTCTTCTCGCTCCACtctcgcctcctcctcctcctcctcttcctccctttttctcttcctctttctcttctcccttgccctttctccctttccctttccctcttcctcttcgatTACAAGCGGCAAGAAGCGGCAAGAAGCAGCATTACACGAGACACGCCGCGCCGACAAATCGACGGATTATGCCGGACGAGCGCCGACCCACCGGGAATAAATGAATTGGTTAACGACGCGAATCCTCTCGTTACTCGCCCTCCCGTCCcacacctctctctctctctctctgctctctctcctctctctctcttcgttttcTCTCCTATCCGATCCCCATCACcctcctcttttccttttccctccttttcctTCCATTTCCATCAAGCGGGAACAACACGGGAGATTTTACCACGGTTACCATCGCGATGGATGGATCCTCCGCCGAATCTGTGTTGCGCTTCTCTTTGGCAAAGCTCTACCGCCATCGTTGTTCGCCTCGAATCACGAACGAGATGTTCAAGTTGAACTCGTTCACCGTTTCGAGAGGCAAAATGTCGCTAAACGGCGACTTATTACCTTGGCAACACCGCTAATGAATTCGACGAGGGGATTACGCAGCTACGACTAATGATCCAATAACGTGGATACTCCCGATGGCAGTTTCGTGTCAACGAAGCTTATCAACTGCCCCCGCAAGATAATGGGCGCACGGAGGTAAAGAGAAAATAGAGGAATGgagtgaaaaaaggaaagaaaagaaaaaaaagaaaaaaaagtgaaaccgcatcgatcgatcgagcctTTGGCAAAGCAACTAAGCGAGCCAACCACGGACTCGCGTAGCCCATTAAATACTCTTACGCAATCCGTAAAATCCGATAAATGGGATGTGTATTATCCATTGCCGTTCCCGCAGCCCTACAAGTACCGGACAAGGATGCGAATGGTGAAACAGTTAGACCGTTCGCGTTTCCACGAATTAATTCACATTCGTTTTTCAACCGTCTTTTTTTTCGGATTGTTCTCCAAGATCTTTCCTCTCTCATCGTGACAATGCTCATGGCTCGAACATAATCGTGcacgaagaaatgaaaattcattttcatttctacgGACGACGAACGAAAATCACGGAAAACCCGCAAGTTCTACCAACCTACACACATCTGCTTACGTTGTACGTTGTGTCGTATCGCGATTAACGAATCGGTACAACTGTAGCGACAACTACCTTGTACTGTATTCGTGTTGTAATATATTCCGAGCTCGAGCTCGAGCTCgagctcgagagagagagagagagagagaaaggtaaAAATGtgggtaaaaaaaagaaaagggaaaaaaaagagaagaagaaaagttacgCGAGACCCCGAATTTCCGACCCCGAATCGAACCGAATGATATCTTTTCCAATTCCTGATGACTTTAGTTTTTCCTCCCTTTAGTGGAACGTTTCAGGAAGCGAGCTACTAATTAGCGATTACCACTCGTTCACGCGGCACTcgagaaagaatataattagcaCTCACCTTTGTGCCGATGCGCCGTGAAACCCTCGACCGGCCGAACCTGGCCTCTCGTAAAAAATCTGTAGAGCGTTCTCTTCGAAGAGTCATTCTCTCGTCGTTCGAACAGATGGAAAGGGGCACCACGGGTCCCGCTTTCCCGTGAGTGTGAAGAGGTACGCGACGACGAACCACTTCCTCCACCGCTGCATCGACGAGCACTCCCCAACTCCTGAAAACGAGAACAAAATTAATGAACTTTTTGTCGTGCGTGTTTCCATGCATCGGGGAATGCATCGGGAATGCAGAGGTTTTCGCTTCGCGCGGCTCGATCGggaatcgtttaaattttattttttttttcttccccctttcttttctctcttttctcttctttccttgctttcttccttttttctttctttctttctttttccaactCTCCGCAATAAAATCGTTTCCATCCTTCTCGATACGTTTTCGATCGCGCAATCGTTCGTTCCCGTTGCTGctgctgtaaaaaaaaaagaaaagagagaaaaaagagacagaactctttttcccctccccctcgtttTCATCGAGTTGTTTAATCGAGTATTTCGAGAACGAGCGATTCTCTTTTTCGCCCGATGTTTCAGTCGTAGTCGAGAGACGAGCCGAAAATGAGCGATTACGGATACGGAGACAGAGGGATGAGAGAACAACGGAGACGAAGACAGAACAGGGAAGAGGATTTTAACGATCGAGGAAGATCCGCCGTGCAACGATTGGACAGCATACAGGATCCTGGGAAACGTTACCTTCTCAGAGATTGCATAGGTTCCGGTGTATGCGGCGACGTTTACGAGGCGATCGATCGACAAGCCGGTATAGTTACTGCGCTCTGTTCCAtctattttctctcttctatatatatataacgtgtCTAAGAAAAAcacgtatctttttttttttatcgcttcCATCCGTTCATCACGCATGTCTTTTACAGAAAACAAAAGAGTGGCGGTGAAGGTGCAAAAGCTCACTCCCGAATCGGAATCTATGATCCTCGAGGAGTACAGAATT
Coding sequences:
- the LOC107993074 gene encoding protein Wnt-10b isoform X1, translated to MPPSRSGRVYEGPPSRIAVRIGPTIALLLILFENRRATCLMSNSVDDWVSGNAVVCKGIPGMTKEQRELCHRNPDVTVAAIKGLQMAISECQHQFMWHRWNCSSLTPSSRTQQSSVLLQRGYRETAFAFAISAAGVAHSVARACSMGRLLSCGCDPSSYKGKPPSKARGTQWKWGGCSHNLDYGMEFSRQFLDTRERAGDIQSTVNLHNNQAGRLAVASNMQVRCKCHGMSGSCELKTCWKVAPDFRIVGKTLKDRFRNAVLVAQSNLGSVTPLTRVRGSRRRRPDRQRQRKHRGGSGGNGRKRRPRDLAKQLFYYQKSPNFCERDPSADIPGTAGRRCNKTSSGGDGCGNLCCGRGYNVVRQRRVERCKCKFHWCCIVQCQNCTVEEWITVCK
- the LOC107993074 gene encoding protein Wnt-10b isoform X2; amino-acid sequence: MTRDASAYWPVCTGQGAVNRWFGNRYRSKLKRATCLMSNSVDDWVSGNAVVCKGIPGMTKEQRELCHRNPDVTVAAIKGLQMAISECQHQFMWHRWNCSSLTPSSRTQQSSVLLQRGYRETAFAFAISAAGVAHSVARACSMGRLLSCGCDPSSYKGKPPSKARGTQWKWGGCSHNLDYGMEFSRQFLDTRERAGDIQSTVNLHNNQAGRLAVASNMQVRCKCHGMSGSCELKTCWKVAPDFRIVGKTLKDRFRNAVLVAQSNLGSVTPLTRVRGSRRRRPDRQRQRKHRGGSGGNGRKRRPRDLAKQLFYYQKSPNFCERDPSADIPGTAGRRCNKTSSGGDGCGNLCCGRGYNVVRQRRVERCKCKFHWCCIVQCQNCTVEEWITVCK